The proteins below are encoded in one region of Belonocnema kinseyi isolate 2016_QV_RU_SX_M_011 chromosome 1, B_treatae_v1, whole genome shotgun sequence:
- the LOC117180930 gene encoding uncharacterized protein LOC117180930 has translation MAGEELTRVAVVLGLGILLDDSLTLNAQAANGINKALRSLGFVTRNASKFKNPLALKTLYFLLVRLLLEFASVVWKPTFCNYAIRLERVQNRFLRFAARQLGMPINRQNHDYSSISEANQISKELDFSKPQQRDSEVICEKSYTMPTTARPKHNSYYT, from the coding sequence ATGGCAGGAGAGGAACTTACTAGGGTCGCCGTGGTGCTAGGCCTTGGGATACTGCTAGATGATTCCTTAACATTAAATGCACAAGCTGCAAATGGAATCAACAAAGCCCTCAGATCGCTGGGCTTTGTCACAAGAAATGCATCGAAATTCAAAAACCCGCTTGCCCTAAAAACGTTGTATTTCTTGCTAGTAAGACTTCTCTTAGAATTTGCCTCAGTGGTATGGAAGCCTACCTTTTGCAACTACGCCATAAGACTTGAACGCGTACAAAATAGATTTCTACGATTTGCAGCTAGGCAACTGGGTATGCCGATAAATAGACAAAATCACGATTACAGCAGCATAAGTGAAGCTAATCAAATCTCCAAGGAATTAGATTTTTCGAAACCTCAGCAACGCGATTCAGAAGTAATCTGCGAAAAATCGTATACCATGCCGACAACAGCGCGGCCTAAGCACAATAGTTATTATACTTAA